One window of Mucilaginibacter inviolabilis genomic DNA carries:
- a CDS encoding zinc-dependent metalloprotease gives MNTKFKVLVALLLGLPFLVSAQNKASKNKAGADTVKKQEVKSAIKPYAEVITEKAKSKAGLFTVHQVDDKFYFELPDMIMNRQILAVTRYSKTPGAANFYGGELANQQTVYWQKGPDNKVFLRASILVSQSKDSTQAIFKAVEVSSLDPIVASFDVKAFSKDKQGVVIDVTDFFKADNQIVSMPPYQKQQAKITSLAADKSYISQINTFPINTEVHTVKTFAVTPTTGFGDPYNRPIPAGVETGFITLELNTSFLLLPAIPMERRRFDERVGYFAGQFTGFQDNEQSVKPVSFAVRWRLEPKDEDVEKFKRGELVEPKKQIVYYIDPATPKKWRKYLIAGVNDWQKAFEQAGFKNAIIAKEWPENDTTMSMEDARYSVIRYLASPVSNAYGPNVHDPRSGEILESHVGWYHNVMKLVHNWYMIQAGAIDKRARKMEFDDELMGDLIRFVSSHEIGHTLGLRHNMGSSSQTPVEKLRDKAWVEANGHTISIMDYARFNYVAQPEDSIGPKGIYPRIGEYDKWAIEWGYKYVNAKDDVEEQKLLFAATTKRLAANPKLWFGGEGSYEDPRSQSEDLGDNAITASNYGIKNLKRVIAGLEDWTREDGDTYYNFNEMYNQLVAQYERYMYHVMRNIAGIYFTNKASTESGNLFVPVERAKQKGATDYLIKQVFVTPEWLIPENVINKLGVRPIERILSLQEDALSSCFSAALLLNVTECAQRSSDPYGLSEYLNDLTNGIWTELGTHKAISIYRRNLQKLYIDKLRLVIKPIDNSSRPAGVPYISEPPANNRDVQSIIRHLLSALKKKIDMAIPQTSDTLSKYHLEDVSVRITRVLSDK, from the coding sequence ATGAATACTAAATTTAAAGTGCTCGTAGCACTTTTGCTGGGATTGCCATTCCTTGTGAGCGCGCAGAACAAAGCTTCAAAAAATAAAGCAGGTGCGGATACGGTTAAAAAGCAGGAAGTTAAGTCAGCCATAAAACCATATGCAGAAGTTATTACCGAAAAGGCTAAAAGTAAAGCAGGGCTATTTACTGTACATCAGGTAGATGACAAATTTTATTTTGAATTGCCGGATATGATCATGAACCGTCAGATACTGGCCGTAACCCGATATTCCAAAACCCCTGGAGCGGCAAACTTCTATGGCGGCGAGCTTGCTAACCAACAAACGGTATACTGGCAAAAGGGGCCGGATAATAAGGTTTTTTTAAGAGCATCGATCTTGGTGAGTCAAAGTAAGGATTCCACCCAGGCTATCTTCAAAGCGGTAGAGGTATCCAGTCTGGACCCTATCGTCGCAAGTTTTGACGTAAAGGCATTTTCAAAAGATAAGCAAGGTGTAGTTATAGATGTAACTGATTTTTTTAAAGCAGACAATCAAATTGTGTCAATGCCCCCTTATCAGAAACAACAGGCAAAAATTACAAGCCTGGCAGCGGATAAATCATACATTTCGCAAATTAACACGTTCCCAATTAATACCGAGGTACATACGGTAAAAACGTTTGCTGTTACCCCGACAACAGGTTTTGGTGATCCATATAACCGGCCGATACCAGCAGGAGTAGAAACCGGTTTTATAACTTTAGAGTTAAATACTTCTTTTTTGCTGCTGCCTGCTATTCCTATGGAGCGGCGTCGTTTTGACGAGCGGGTAGGCTATTTTGCGGGCCAGTTTACTGGCTTTCAGGATAATGAGCAAAGCGTGAAACCGGTTTCTTTTGCTGTGAGATGGCGACTAGAACCCAAGGATGAGGATGTCGAGAAATTTAAACGCGGAGAGTTGGTAGAACCAAAGAAACAAATCGTTTATTATATCGATCCGGCCACTCCAAAAAAATGGAGAAAATACTTAATAGCAGGTGTAAATGATTGGCAAAAAGCTTTTGAGCAGGCTGGTTTCAAGAATGCCATAATTGCGAAAGAATGGCCGGAAAATGATACAACCATGAGTATGGAAGATGCCCGGTACTCTGTGATCCGGTATCTCGCCTCTCCCGTGAGCAATGCCTACGGGCCGAATGTGCACGACCCAAGAAGTGGGGAAATACTGGAAAGTCATGTAGGGTGGTACCATAACGTTATGAAATTGGTGCATAACTGGTATATGATACAAGCCGGAGCCATCGACAAGCGAGCCAGAAAGATGGAGTTTGACGACGAATTGATGGGAGATTTAATTCGGTTTGTATCTTCTCATGAAATTGGGCATACCCTTGGGCTTCGTCATAATATGGGCAGCAGCAGTCAAACACCAGTTGAAAAACTACGGGATAAGGCTTGGGTGGAAGCAAATGGTCATACCATTTCTATCATGGACTATGCCCGTTTTAATTATGTTGCGCAGCCAGAAGACAGCATCGGACCCAAAGGGATTTATCCGCGGATTGGGGAGTATGATAAATGGGCAATTGAGTGGGGGTACAAATATGTAAATGCGAAAGATGACGTGGAGGAGCAAAAACTTCTTTTTGCGGCTACAACTAAGCGGTTGGCAGCGAATCCTAAACTTTGGTTTGGCGGAGAAGGGAGTTATGAAGATCCGAGGAGCCAGAGTGAGGACCTGGGCGATAATGCTATAACGGCAAGTAATTATGGGATCAAAAACCTTAAAAGGGTTATTGCAGGATTAGAAGACTGGACTAGGGAAGATGGCGATACCTATTATAACTTTAATGAAATGTACAACCAATTGGTTGCTCAGTATGAGCGCTATATGTACCACGTCATGCGAAATATAGCGGGGATATATTTTACAAATAAAGCATCTACAGAATCAGGGAATTTATTTGTACCCGTTGAAAGAGCCAAACAAAAGGGAGCCACGGATTATTTGATCAAGCAAGTATTTGTGACGCCAGAATGGTTGATACCAGAAAATGTGATCAATAAACTTGGTGTAAGGCCAATAGAGAGGATTTTAAGCCTACAGGAAGATGCATTGAGCTCGTGTTTTTCTGCTGCATTATTGCTCAATGTGACAGAATGCGCTCAAAGATCATCTGATCCCTATGGTCTGTCGGAATACCTTAATGATCTGACAAATGGTATATGGACCGAATTGGGAACTCATAAAGCCATTTCCATTTACAGGAGGAATTTACAAAAGCTGTATATCGATAAGTTGCGTCTCGTAATTAAACCTATTGACAACAGCAGCAGGCCAGCTGGGGTACCCTATATTTCCGAGCCGCCTGCTAACAACAGAGATGTGCAATCTATCATACGCCACTTGCTATCGGCATTGAAGAAAAAAATTGATATGGCTATTCCTCAAACCAGCGATACGCTATCAAAGTATCATCTTGAAGATGTGTCAGTAAGGATAACGAGAGTTTTAAGTGACAAATAA